The window TACTATTAAGCTGCACCACGCCTCTTGGTCGGTCGTCGACATACGTGGTCGTAATGTTGTCGACCACTAATCGGCTGCCCAACACATTGTCGTTGAAAAAGATTTGCTGCGTCTGGCCATTAATTCGGATACCTGCCGTGTTGTCTGCACATCCAGCCAAACCCATAACTATCGCTAAGCCTATAAACCACGCTCTCATTACAACCTCCCCAGTTGTTTATGCCACACAGTCGAATGCGATCCCTGACGTGAGACCCAAACCAATGTGGTTTGCTGCGCAGGCACATCAAATTGGTAAACTTGATCACCCAAGTTTAAACGTTGTGTGCCGGGTTTCACGGTTTGTGAAGCGGTTTTTACTTGCGCCGGCAACGTTTGCCAGCTTCGGGTATCTGGCTGCTCGGTTAATGTGTTCCAGACGTTAAAAAGAATGTTACCAACATCATCACCCTTCGAGGCAGCCTCTTTACGAACGCGATCTTTCGCCCAAACTCGAATAGCCTGACGAATAACAATTGTCATTAAACGCTCGTTAAGGTCATTTTGGGCCATTGCGTTGATATCTGCCAAAATACTCGAGTTCAGTGTCATGCCATTTAGGCTCACATCACCAAACCTCTGTGAACCTCGATGGGGGTAATAAGGCAATGCTAACGAGTAGATTGCCCATTTATTTCGGCTATCATAAATGGGTAGGTCGATGCGCCAGCCTTGCAAAGCTTCAACCACACCCTGCTCATCAAAAATGATCACGCGACCTTGTGTCTTATTCAGACCCGATGGCGCTTTACCATAGCGTCTTTCCAACAGCTCAAGATCTTCACGCATGCCCAATTTCTTTGCGGCATACAGTGTGCTTTCTATCACTTGTTTATTGTCAGGCATCACTGCCAGAGCACGCCGATAATCCACATACGCACTGTTCAGATCACGCGATGCTTCATACAACAAACCCGAAAGGTAAAATAGATATCCGTTTTGCACTGCACTGAGTTTTCCCCCTGCATCGGGATAGTTTGCCAGTACACTACCCAAATTAGCTGACATGCCTTGGTTTTTCAGATCTTCTTCTGCGGCTTGTAACGATTTCTCACGTGCTTTTCTCGCCGCTTCCTGTACTTGGTTAGCACGACGAACTTCAACTAACGCGCCTTCCAGATCATTTTTCTGTAGGTAATTGAGCCCCAGATATAAGTGCAGAAAGCCAAGCTCATAATCAGCGGGTTGATAATCTTTGAGGTTATCATTGACGGCTAAAGCGCCGACACTCGTGGTAGTCTCGGAGAGCGAGATTGTGGCACGATCTTGTTGGACACGAACAGCGCGATCACTTTTCTCCAATGCACTGAGGCTGGTTGGGTAGTCTTGGGCGAGAAAAGAGAGTCGTCCTTTTTCGAAATTGCCAAGTATCTCACCACCAACATCACTCGACTGAAGTTGCTTCGCTTTCACATATTCTCCAGCAACCACAGCCTGATACATGTCTTGGCTTTGATCACTGTAGTGGCTAAATAAATTACCTGCAGACAAATTAGCACAGCCAGTCGCCATAAGAGCCCAACTGACCAGCCCCAATAGCTTCACACCTAATTTCACATTTATCTCCACAAATGTGTGCTCAGAAAAGAGTAGAAATTGGGCGGCGCTTTCACCACCCAATAGAGGCAGGCTAACTCACTACCATTGGCCCTAAAGGACGACCGCCCAATAGGTGCATGTGAATGTGATAAACCTCTTGGCCGCCATGTGGGTTACAGTTCACGATCAAGCGGTAACCGTCTTCAGCAATACCTTCATCCTTTGCAAGCTTTCTCGCGACGGTAAATAGTCGTCCCATCATCGCTTCATCTTCAGCTTCAACATCATTTACTGTCGGAATCAATTTATTTGGGATGATTAGGATATGGCTAGGCGCGCGCGGGTTAATATCACGGAAAGCAGTCACTAAATCATCTTGGTAAAGAACGTCTGCTGGGATTTCCTTGCGAATAATTTTACTAAAGATAGTCTCTTCCGGCATGGGTACTCCATTTTATAAAGTTGCGTAACGTAGTTAGTATGCGCCAACCCTAAGCAGAGCTCAATAAAAACAGTGTTCACTTAACATTATTCATTAAGGCGTTTAAAACAAACGCTTTTTTTGTCGCCTGCGTCATAAAATGCGCGTCGCATAGTCAATACAATTTGGTTAATTTTGTTACATTTTTAAGACAACTATAAATTATCTCCAAATCACCTATAGATGCTGTTCAGACATAGACTAAACCACTACTAAGCCAGCATTTTGACGTCATTTGGAAACCTTTTTGTCTATTTTTGGGAGAGGAAGCTCACGTATGCGAGGTTCAGTTATTAAACGGATGTATGCTGGTTTTGCACTTATCATCATCCTATTTGCCGTCACTATTGCCATTATGATGGAAGGGATGAATGACATTCATGGAAAATTCCAGACCGTGTCTGAGTCATCTTTACCCTTGGTTTCTTTATCTAACCAAACCAGTGTTGAGATGCTTTCTGCAGATAAATCTTTCAAAGACTTTCTGACAACAGAGAATAAACAACGCATGGACGAAATGCGTCAGGAATTCGCTAAATCTCAACAACGATTCGAATCCACTCTGGAGCAGTTAAAATCCGCGAGTCAAATCTACCCTTCTCTGGCTGCGCCATTTTCGGAGCTAAAAACATTAGAGAAAAGCTACTTTACGGAAGCTATCGAAGCGATGGACAACTACGAAGCCATGTTCGCCGCCCAAGCAGCCGTTCAAAAGTCCTCTCGACGCTTCCAAAAGCTGAATACTGAGCTCTCTATCGGGCTGAAAGAGTACGTGGATGATCAATCCAGTATCTCGGTGAAAGTGATGGCGAAAAGTTATTTCATCAAACTGAAAGACGCTGAAGTCATTACGTCAGATGCTTTAGCCAGTTCAAACTCTGAATTTGTTACTAAAGCCGTCGCTAGAAACCGTAAAGCGATAACGCACTTAAACGATGCGTTCCGTGGTCTGACGGTTCAATTGCCAGAACTTCAAAAGGCCTTTGGCGATTCTGTAGACCAGTTCACTCGTGATGTGGGTAAACGTGGCGGGGTGCTGGATCAACACAATAGTTACCTCACCTCCCGCTCAGCGCTGTATGCCAACATCGCCAACCTTGCGAGCAAAGTAGACGCGACTATGGCGATTCTTGAGCAATTTACAACCACCGCGACGGATAAATTAAATGACTCCCTTGCTGACGCGGGCGAGATCTACTCGGCAGGTGTCACAAAAGCAATAATAATTGGTGTTGCTGTGGTGCTGTTTGCTGCGGCTATCGGCTATCACATTTCTCACAGTGTGCGCGAACCACTCACCAAAATCTTAAACGTACTTGAGAGCCTAACCGAAGGAGATATGACGCAGCGGATAGATATTCGATACAAAAATGAATTCAGTCGGGTGAGTGGTCACATTAATTCGCTCGCTGACAGCCTGCACAATATTCTGGTTAAGTTGAATGATGCCTCTGAAAACTTAGCCTCTACTGCCGCCACCAATGAGCAAACCTCCTCCCTAGCTCAGGGGCAATTGAACTCTCAACGTGAACAGACCGCTAATGTCGCAACAGCAATGACAGAAATGTCTCATTCCGTTCAGGAGGTCGCACAAAATGCACAAAGTTCTCTGGAAATGGTCCAACGCGTAGAGTCTGCTTCAGAAGAAGGTCGCAATACGATGAGTGGCAATATTAGCACCATTAATCAACTGGAGACGCGTTTACATGAATCTGTCAGTGCCGTATCTGAATTGCAGAAGATGAGCGGACAAATTGGCTCTATTCTCGATGTGATTCGTAACATTGCGGAGCAAACCAATCTATTGGCACTAAAT is drawn from uncultured Vibrio sp. and contains these coding sequences:
- a CDS encoding YcfL family protein — its product is MRAWFIGLAIVMGLAGCADNTAGIRINGQTQQIFFNDNVLGSRLVVDNITTTYVDDRPRGVVQLNSNYQGDQHILYRFYWYDNNGLEVNTKPGPWRKMIVRGFESVTLSEVTVNPNGTRFRVQIREAQDN
- the hinT gene encoding purine nucleoside phosphoramidase yields the protein MPEETIFSKIIRKEIPADVLYQDDLVTAFRDINPRAPSHILIIPNKLIPTVNDVEAEDEAMMGRLFTVARKLAKDEGIAEDGYRLIVNCNPHGGQEVYHIHMHLLGGRPLGPMVVS
- a CDS encoding methyl-accepting chemotaxis protein; amino-acid sequence: MRGSVIKRMYAGFALIIILFAVTIAIMMEGMNDIHGKFQTVSESSLPLVSLSNQTSVEMLSADKSFKDFLTTENKQRMDEMRQEFAKSQQRFESTLEQLKSASQIYPSLAAPFSELKTLEKSYFTEAIEAMDNYEAMFAAQAAVQKSSRRFQKLNTELSIGLKEYVDDQSSISVKVMAKSYFIKLKDAEVITSDALASSNSEFVTKAVARNRKAITHLNDAFRGLTVQLPELQKAFGDSVDQFTRDVGKRGGVLDQHNSYLTSRSALYANIANLASKVDATMAILEQFTTTATDKLNDSLADAGEIYSAGVTKAIIIGVAVVLFAAAIGYHISHSVREPLTKILNVLESLTEGDMTQRIDIRYKNEFSRVSGHINSLADSLHNILVKLNDASENLASTAATNEQTSSLAQGQLNSQREQTANVATAMTEMSHSVQEVAQNAQSSLEMVQRVESASEEGRNTMSGNISTINQLETRLHESVSAVSELQKMSGQIGSILDVIRNIAEQTNLLALNAAIEAARAGDQGRGFAVVADEVRVLASRTTESTTEIESMISNLQSSSLSANHVIQSCMNDMEVSVEQASKANSSMEEIQALIIEISQMSTHISQAAAEQSETSADIARSIEDISNIADKSYQAMSSIAQTSESLTNLAHQQNALVHRFKL